In Rosa chinensis cultivar Old Blush chromosome 1, RchiOBHm-V2, whole genome shotgun sequence, a genomic segment contains:
- the LOC112197100 gene encoding RNA-binding motif protein, X chromosome isoform X3, whose product MRNQIRTASKVKTIFVDGLPASWDEDYVQQLLKDYGEIEKIELARNMPSAKRKDFGFITFDTHENALTCANCINNAEIGEGDNKAKLRARLSRPLQRGKGKHAGRGDYRSPRGDGRVIRGSWGRPTPPRSLPMRGLRGVGSRIPPASVKRPVGLRDRRPAISSYPARPRPLPPPARSYDRRPPVPAYPKSSFRREYSRRDDLPPPRSRAAADYGSRAVPERRQSYRDDYSTRGPAYVDPPRSTSRTTARRAYVDDSYGQRFERHPPPPPPSYHREGRARDYDSISGSKRPYSALDDVPPRYADTGIRQSRARLDYEYGSGSSQYGDGYSDRVGRSSLGYGSSRTSQDSHGLYSSRQSMGYGGGSYGGNDVGGMYSSSYGGDYMSRGNDVGGSSYSSMYSGRGVGGSSYMGSGGSGSYY is encoded by the exons GTTAAAACTATATTTGTGGATGGCCTACCTGCTTCTTGGGATGAGGATTATGTTCAACAGCTTCTCAAAGACTATGGGGAGATTGAAAAGATAGAGCTTGCTCGCAACATGCCTTCTGCCAAGAGGAAGGATTTTGGTTTTATTACATTTGACACTCACGAGAATGCATTGACATGTGCTAATTGCATCAACAATGCAGAAATAGGTGAAGGGGACAACAAG GCAAAGCTTAGGGCAAGGTTGTCAAGACCCCTTCAGAGAGGGAAAGGCAAACATGCAGGTCGTGGTGATTATCGGTCCCCACGGGGGGATGGACGAGTTATTAGGGGTTCATGGGGGCGCCCTACACCACCACGTAGTCTACCTATGCGTGGATTAAGAGGAGTTGGAAGTCGTATCCCACCAGCCAGTGTGAAGAGGCCTGTTGGACTGAGAGATAGACGCCCTGCGATCTCGTCTTATCCTGCTAGACCCAGGCCTTTGCCTCCTCCAGCTAGGTCCTATGACAGGAGGCCACCTG TTCCGGCCTACCCAAAGAGTAGCTTCAGAAGGGAATATAGTAGACGGGATGACCTTCCTCCTCCAAGGAGCAGAGCAGCGGCTGATTATGGTTCAAGGGCTGTGCCAGAGAGACGCCAGTCATATAGAGATGACTATAGTACACGTGGTCCTGCCTACGTTGACCCACCAAGAAGTACATCTCGTACAACAGCGAGGAGAGCTTATGTAGATGACAGTTATGGACAAAGGTTTGAAAGGCACCCTCCCCCACCTCCTCCTAGTTACCACCGTGAAGGTCGTGCTCGTGATTACGACTCTATTTCTGGGTCAAAGCGTCCATACTCTGCTCTG gaCGATGTTCCACCTCGATATGCTGATACTGGCATCCGCCAATCAAGGGCACGATTGGACTATGAATATGGAAGTGGTTCTTCTCAATATGGGGATGGCTATAGTGATAG AGTTGGGAGGTCTAGTTTAGGATATGGGAGCAGCAGGACAAGTCAGGATTCACATGGACTTTATAGCAGCCGTCAGAGCATGGGTTATGGAGGAG GTTCTTATGGTGGTAATGATGTTGGTGGGATGTACTCATCAAGCTACGGTGGTGATTATATGTCTCGTGGAAATGAT GTTGGAGGTAGCTCTTACTCATCAATGTACTCCGGTCGTGGTGTTGGTGGAAGCAGTTATATGGGTTCAGGTGGTTCCGGCTCATACTATTGA
- the LOC112197129 gene encoding uncharacterized protein LOC112197129 translates to MGRRQNESDLGRFALLALLLMGAISCCMLYLFISMVLKPNSATFAPISELGENGGEVVLAGKEEGECCRGIEQLELWGDAVKWGAEFKVNSSKECCMACKDMCGDPNGPCLCDSWVFCGDREACGDKFGECWLKKQKDTLEPDRRDSGDLVMWTSGHIFGKGEGVVGLETEYGILRIKLFVDCAPHSVFYILELLREHYCGGCQFYRAESRGSFWDSIGNHVQNAPFGPPFGLVQGTLEAHGIIFKEIPREGKHNIRRGSVAWVGSGPGFFISLANHFEWKKAYTVFGSVLPEDMEIAERIAQLPTKQEVWSNIDVSVLERPVSLQFQRIKSNL, encoded by the exons ATGGGTCGCCGGCAGAACGAGTCCGACCTCGGCCGTTTTGCACTTCTGGCGCTTCTCCTTATGGGTGCAATCTCCTGCTGCATGCTCTACCTGTTCATCTCTATGGTCTTGAAACCCAATAGTGCCacatttgctccaatttcaGAGCTGGGTGAGAATGGTGGTGAGGTTGTTTTGGCGGGTAAAGAAGAAGGTGAGTGTTGTAGAGGGATCGAGCAATTGGAGCTTTGGGGTGATGCTGTGAAATGGGGGGCTGAGTTTAAGGTCAATTCTTCAAAGGAGTGCTGCATGGCTTGTAAGGATATGTGTGGGGATCCAAATGGGCCTTGTTTGTGTGATTCTTGGGTGTTTTGTGGGGATAGAGAGGCTTGCGGAGATAAGTTTGGTGAG TGTtggttaaaaaaacaaaaggatacATTGGAGCCTGATCGGCGAGACTCAGGGGATCTAGTTATGTGGACTTCTGGACATATATTTGGGAAAGGAGAG GGTGTCGTTGGCTTGGAAACAGAATATGGTATTCTTCGTATAAAg CTCTTTGTTGATTGTGCCCCACATTCTGTATTCTATATTCTTGAGCTGTTGCGAGAGCATTATTGTGGAGGGTGCCAATTTTATCGTGCAGAAAGCCGTGGAAGCTTTTGGGATTCCATAGGAAATCATGTCCAAAAT GCTCCCTTTGGCCCTCCTTTTGGACTTGTACAAGGAACACTTGAAGCCCACGGGATTATATTTAAGGAGATTCCAAGAGAGGGTAAACACAACATCAGAAGGGGATCGGTTGCCTGGGTTGGTTCTGGTCCAGGTTTCTTTATCAGCCTGGCCAACCATTTTGAGTGGAAGAAAGCATACACCGTGTTTGGTTCTGTTCTTCCCGAAGACATGGAAATTGCAGAAAGAATAGCACAGCTTCCAACCAAGCAAGAGGTGTGGAGTAACATTGATGTCTCTGTCTTGGAGAGACCTGTTTCATTACAGTTCCAAAGAATCAAATCAAACTTATGA
- the LOC112197138 gene encoding trihelix transcription factor ASIL2, giving the protein MASSPPSSPQDDALIPLQSDPPQAVPLALPAPPPPQLTPASAPPPSSRRLPPPCWSHDETVALIDSYRDKWYSLRRGNLKATHWQDVADAVSRRCPAASPAKTAVQCRHKMEKLRKRYRTEIQRAKSMPLSRFTSSWVHFKRMDAMEKGPAALKNENSDSPGEDGEDEENDEEDDQDQELYEELRYGSNMKSMSKMYRNGVGVGVGGSGGSSVGGGSGGFRIRIPTGVSIAQPGNKVYPKMDAKFGLNSHPGSHSGPSYATAKVMRECNNNSGGRSGGLGKRERERERERDPVAEMVSAIKVLGDGFVRMEQMKMEMAREIETMRMEMEMKRTEMILESQQRIVEAFAKAVSEKKKKAKRMPSPEA; this is encoded by the coding sequence ATGGCTTCTTCCCCTCCCTCTTCCCCCCAAGACGACGCCCTCATTCCTCTCCAGTCCGATCCGCCGCAGGCCGTCCCCCTCGCCCTCCCGGCCCCTCCTCCGCCGCAGCTCACTCCGGCCTCGGCGCCTCCGCCCTCCTCCCGCCGCCTCCCCCCTCCCTGCTGGTCCCACGACGAGACCGTCGCCCTCATCGACTCCTACCGCGACAAGTGGTACTCCCTCCGCCGCGGCAACCTCAAGGCCACGCACTGGCAGGACGTCGCCGACGCCGTCTCCCGCCGATGTCCGGCCGCCTCCCCGGCCAAGACCGCCGTCCAGTGCCGCCATAAGATGGAGAAGCTCCGGAAGCGGTACCGGACCGAGATCCAGCGGGCCAAGTCGATGCCCTTGTCCAGGTTCACGTCTTCTTGGGTCCACTTCAAGAGAATGGACGCCATGGAGAAAGGTCCGGCGGCTTTGAAGAACGAGAATTCGGATAGTCCCGGCGAGGACGGCGAGGATGAGGAGAACGATGAGGAGGACGATCAGGATCAGGAGTTGTATGAGGAGTTGAGGTATGGGTCGAATATGAAGAGTATGAGTAAGATGTACAGGAATGGAGTTGGGGTTGGGGTTGGGGGGAGTGGTGGGAGCAGTGTTGGTGGCGGGAGTGGTGGGTTTAGGATTAGGATTCCGACTGGGGTTAGTATAGCTCAGCCTGGGAACAAGGTTTATCCGAAGATGGATGCGAAATTCGGGTTGAATTCACACCCGGGGTCGCATTCCGGGCCGAGTTATGCTACTGCTAAGGTGATGAGAGAGTGCAACAATAATTCAGGGGGGAGAAGTGGGGGGTTggggaagagggagagggaaagagagagggagagagacccTGTCGCGGAGATGGTGTCGGCCATTAAGGTTTTGGGAGATGGGTTTGTGAGGATGGAGCAGATGAAGATGGAGATGGCCAGGGAGATTGAGACCATGcgaatggagatggagatgaagAGGACCGAGATGATTTTGGAGTCGCAGCAGAGGATTGTGGAGGCCTTTGCAAAGGCTGTatcggagaagaagaagaaggctaaGAGAATGCCGTCGCCTGAGGCTTAG
- the LOC112197146 gene encoding cytochrome P450 71AU50, whose translation MNKLSTCPWEMALIWVTLGLLALVYVLQPWTWRSKKRLPPGPRGFPIFGSLNLLGKLPHKDLHQLARKYGDIMYMRLGLVPAIIVSSPQAAELFLKTHDLVFASRPPHEGAKHISYGQRNLTFAEYGSYWRDMRKMCTLELLSTHKINSFKSMRKEEVALMVDSIRESAAKEQLVSVDLSSKVSSLSADMTCRMVFGKKYMDEEFSERGFKSVIHEGMQLGAAPNLGDYIPCIAPLDLQGLTKRMKAVHRVFDDFLEKIVEEHLQSRDHGERRTKDFVDVMLGFMGSEESAYQIGRSNIKAIILDILAASMDTSATTIEWALSELIRHPEVMKKVQIELANVVGMERMVEESDLEKLEYLYMVVKETLRLHPVAPLLLPHQSTEDCTVNGFHIPKKSRIMINVWSIGRDPNVWTEAEKFIPERFVGSSIDLRGNHFELLPFGSGRRRCPGIQLGLTVVQLVLAQLVHCFNWELPENMSPNDLDMTEEFGITVPRAKHLLAIPSYRLHK comes from the exons ATGAATAAACTCAGTACTTGTCCTTGGGAAATGGCTTTGATTTGGGTAACGCTTGGATTGCTTGCACTTGTTTATGTCCTGCAACCCTGGACATGGAGAAGCAAGAAGAGGTTGCCTCCTGGTCCAAGAGGGTTTCCCATTTTTGGAAGCCTCAACTTGCTAGGGAAGTTACCTCACAAAGATCTGCATCAACTGGCCCGAAAGTACGGTGACATCATGTACATGCGGTTAGGCCTTGTGCCAGCCATTATCGTCTCTTCCCCTCAAGCAGCCGAGCTGTTCCTTAAAACCCACGACCTTGTGTTTGCGAGCAGGCCGCCTCACGAAGGTGCAAAGCATATTTCTTATGGCCAAAGGAACTTGACTTTTGCTGAGTATGGCTCTTACTGGCGTGACATGCGCAAGATGTGCACTCTTGAGTTACTTAGCACCCACAAAATCAACTCCTTTAAGTCAATGAGAAAAGAAGAGGTCGCCCTCATGGTGGATTCTATTCGAGAGTCTGCAGCCAAGGAACAACTTGTTTCGGTTGATCTGAGCTCCAAGGTGTCGTCTCTTAGCGCAGACATGACTTGCAGGATGGTGTTTGGGAAGAAATACATGGATGAGGAATTTAGTGAGAGGGGTTTTAAATCCGTGATTCATGAAGGCATGCAATTAGGAGCTGCCCCTAACTTGGGAGATTACATTCCTTGCATTGCTCCACTCGATCTCCAAGGATTGACTAAACGAATGAAGGCTGTTCACAGGGTCTTTGATGACTTTTTGGAGAAGATTGTGGAGGAGCATCTTCAATCTAGGGATCATGGAGAAAGAAGAACCAAGGACTTTGTTGATGTCATGCTGGGCTTCATGGGGTCTGAAGAATCTGCGTACCAAATCGGACGCTCAAACATCAAAGCCATCATATTg GACATTCTCGCCGCCTCAATGGACACATCGGCAACAACAATTGAGTGGGCACTCTCCGAACTCATCAGGCATCCAGAGGTAATGAAGAAAGTGCAAATAGAGTTAGCAAATGTAGTCGGAATGGAGAGGATGGTGGAGGAGTCAGACTTGGAGAAGTTGGAGTACTTGTACATGGTAGTGAAGGAAACCTTGAGGCTGCATCCCGTAGCACCATTATTGCTTCCCCATCAATCAACTGAAGATTGCACTGTTAATGGCTTCCACATACCCAAAAAGTCGCGCATTATGATAAATGTATGGTCAATTGGGAGAGACCCAAATGTTTGGACTGAAGCAGAGAAGTTCATACCTGAGAGGTTTGTTGGTAGTAGTATAGATCTTCGGGGAAACCACTTTGAGCTTCTTCCTTTTGGCTCTGGACGAAGGCGCTGCCCTGGAATTCAACTAGGCCTAACGGTTGTCCAGTTAGTGCTGGCGCAACTCGTGCATTGTTTTAACTGGGAACTTCCAGAAAACATGTCACCGAATGATTTGGATATGACGGAAGAATTTGGAATAACGGTTCCTAGGGCCAAGCATCTACTGGCAATTCCATCATATCGCCTTCACAAATGA